The DNA region AAGTCGTCCATGCCCCAAGCGCCGAACTTCGGCGGGTCGAGATGCTCCGGCGGATGCAGCGCGGGCTGCGAGAGCAACGCGATGGAACGAAGATCCGCGCGGCCGAGCACCGCTGAGCTGATCGCGGCGATCCGCTCCTGGGACAGTCCGACCATCCGTTGGTCGAGTTCGAGGATTTTCGGTTTCACGACTTCGACGAGGTTCTTCAACTGCCGCCCCGACGCCTTGGAGACAAAGTCGCGCGCCTGGGCCGATGTGGAACGGGCGAGCGAGTTCAGCTCGACGGCGAGGTCCACCCGCGCCAACTGCAGCTGGTTTCGCAGCATGTCGCGGCGCTCGGCGCGGCCCGCGTCGAGGTTGCGGTGCTCGTGGGTGCGCTCGCGCAGAACTTGGCGGTGCTTTTGCGACAGCGCCTCCTCTTCGGCGGGGTCTTGCGAGCGCATCCCCGCCTCGGAGAGCTGCGCGTCCACGTAGCGCAGCCAGTTCTGGCGCGTCAACAGCTCCGGGTCCAGTTTTTCGATCCGGCTCAGGTCCGCTGCGAGTTCGCGCACGCCTGACGCGGCGCTCCACTGCCGCACTTGCAAAGGGTCGTGCGCGTTCATCGCCAGGTGGTGCAGCCGGGCGGAAACAGGGTGCAGCACCGCGGAGGCGAATCTCGGGCCGAGGTCTTCGAGCGCGTCCGCGGCCTTGGCCCGCGTCCCCCGCCAGTCCTCGTACGCGTCGATTTTCGTGATCGCGAAGACGATGTGGTGGACCCGGCCCGCAACGGCGCGCACCACGGCCAAGTCGGTGGCGTCCACCGGGGCGGCGGCGTCAAGGACGACCAGCGCGGCTTTCGCGCCGATCAACGCGAACGCGGCGAGGTCCGCCTCGTTGACTTCGCGCACTGCGACATCGGGGGCTTCCTCCGCCAGCGCGGCGATGAGCTCCGTTTTGCCGCTGCCCGGCGCGCCGACGACCACGATCGGCTGCGTCGCGGGCACAGGGCTCTCCAACACGAGGTCGGGCTGCAGTCTGCGCAGCAGGGAGCGGGCGCGCGCGGGCCAGTCCTCCTGAGAGCCCTCGTGTTCCGCGCTCACGCTGGGCGGCCTGGCTTCGAGCGCTCCGCCCAAGAACGCAGAAAACCGACATGCAAATCCCAGGCGAGGCCCGCCGCCCTCGGGTCGGCGCACTGCGCGCCCAGCTGGCGGAACCGAATCGCCTCCTGCAACGCCGCCTGTGGGTCGTCGAGCGCGTCAGGCCCCAGCGCCAAATCGGCCTCGTCCAGCACGCCGCTGCCCCAAGCCGCGTCCATGCGCAGCCGCGCGACCGGCCCGCCCGCCAGAATCGCCTCGATCTCGTCCCTGAGCACGCCAAGGCTGGCCGCCTGTTCCATCTTGGCGAGGAACTCGCTGATCCGCCGGGCGCGGGCGCGAACGGCGAGGCCCTGCAGACAGGGCAGGAACGCGCTGAACCCGCTCAGTTCGCGCAGCGTGTCGGTCAAGACTTGCGGATCGCGGTACGCCTCGATGCGCAGCGCCCCGAACGCGCAGTACAGCCCGTAGATCCCGATCTCGCGCAGCAGTCGCTCGCGCTCCGCGACGCCAACGGGGGAGTTGCGGCCGGCCTCAAGGAACAGCTCAGCGGACGGCGGCGTCGTCTCGTCGCCGTCCGCGATGGTTTCAAGCCACTGATACGTCTGCTCGTCCACAACCGCGTTCGCGAGGAGGGCGACTGCGGGGAAAACCGGGTACCCCAGCTCCGCCGAGGACCGTTCGGCGGCTTCGCTGGCCTGGTCCCACAGCCCGGGGTCGCCCGGAGTGGAAATGGCGTCGCACTTGTTGAGCAGCCCGCACGCCATGGTCGTGTCCACAGCCTTGCTGGCGTCTTTGTCCACGCTCCGAGCGGCGGCGGTGAGCACATGCAAGACGATTTCGCCGGGGCTTTGGCCGTGCCCGAGGTCCGACTCGACGAAATCCAGCTCGCCCTCCAAGGGCGGGGCCAGCGCCTGGACGACCCTGGACCGCCCGACCCCTTCCCTGCCCTTCACCGCGACCCGGATCGGGTCGGAGATCACACGGCCGAGCTCGTCCACGGCGGCGACCGCCCGGGGCCCCGCCTGCTCGGCCGAGGCGTGCAACGAGGAGACCAGAGCGATGGCCTCCCCGTACGAAGACCACCGATAGGCGCCCCACGACCCTTGTCCCCCGGCAGCGCCCGGATGGCCTCCCCTGACGCGGAGTCCGTTCGTCATCGCCGCTCCTTGCTCCATTGCATATGCCGCGCCCACCCCAGCTTCGCTGTTTACGCCTGAACGGAACTCTAGCAAAGATCACAGCACGGGCAAAGGCTTTCTGCGCAGCGGCGGCAGGATCGACGCTGCCCGCTGGATCAGGCACACTGGAGAGCCTATGACTGCGCGCACCCCCCGCCGCCCCGTTGCCGTCACCGTCGGCCGCCGAGGCACGCTCTCCCCCGTTCTCCAAGACGCCTGGGACCGGTTGTGGCCCAGGTGGGGCATGCGGATCGTCGAGGGCGGCCCGGACAGCGCGGAGGAGCCTCGGGCGGGCGCGGAGCTCCCCGACCTCGTCGAGTGGTTCGGCCGCGCGGCTCCGCTGGTCCTCGACATCGGTTTCGGGAACGGGGCGGCGACCGCGGCCTTGGCCGAACAGCTGCCCGACCACAATGTGCTGGCCGTCGAACGCTACAAGCCCGGACTCGCCCAGCTGCTCCAACTCCTGGACGGGCGCGGCCTCGACAACGTCCGGCTGCTGCGGGCCGACGCCACGGCGGTGCTCGACCGGCTCCCCCCCGGCTCGCTCGCCATGGCGAGGATCCTTTTCCCCGACCCATGGCCCAAAACCAGGCACCACAAACGGCGGCTGGTCAACCTTTGGACCGTCGCGCAGATTGCCGAACGCCTCTGTGTCGGCGGTGTCCTGCACGTCGCGACCGACGACGCGAACTATGCTGAGGCGATAGCCGGCAGCCTTGCCGACGAGCCGCGCCTCGTGGCCCTGCCCGCTGAACGCTCCGTGCCGAGCCGTCCCACCACGGCTTTTGAGGCTCGGGCTCAGCGAGCTGGCCGAGTGGTGACCGAGTTCGCGGTCAGCCGGCGAACCACGGGCTCCGCACAAGAGCCCGGAAATGATTGAGGAGCACACAGACTTGTTCGGAGCCATCGGAGCCTTCGTCTACCGCGCACGGGTCCCGGTCATCACCGTGATGGTCGCCATCTTCGTCGCGTTGGGCGTCTACGGGATCGACATCGGCGACCACCTGAGCCAAGGCGGTTGGTACGACGACAACAGCGAGTCCGCCCGCGCCTCGCGTCTTTCCGACGAGAAATTCGGCCAAGACACCAAATCCGACGTCATCCTGTTCATCACCGCCACGGACCCCGGCAGCACCGTGGAGAGCCCGGCGATCGCCGACGCGGTTTTCAACCAGCTCGCCGCGATCAAACAAGACCACCCGGACAAGACGGTCGACATCTTCAGCCTCTGGGGGGTGTGGAACCACGCCGCGCCGCAGACCTGGCCGAAGGCGACGCCGGACGGGCACGCCCCCGCCGCCATCCCGCTGCTCAAACAGAGGTTGGAAAGCCCGGACGGCAAACACACCTTTGTGAGCATCGGCATCCAAGGCAAGGACGACACCGAACGGGTCAACAACTACCGCTCCGTTCGTGACGCGTTCACATTCTCCGTCCCCGGCGCGAAGGTCGAGACGACCGGTTTGCTCGCGGTCACCGACGCGATCAACGAGACCATGGGCAAAGACGTCCACCGCATGGAGCTCATCGCCGTCCCGCTCACGGCGCTGATTATGTTCTTCGTCTTCGGCGGCGTCGTCGCGGCGATCCTGCCGGCGATCGTGGGCGGGCTCGCCATCCTCGGCGGCAACGGGCTCATCAAACTGCTCACCGAGTTCACCGAAGTCAGCTCGTTCGCCCAGCCTGTGGTGAGCCTCGTCGGCCTCGGCATCGCGGTGGACTACGGGCTCTTCATGGTGAGCCGGTTCCGAGAAGAGCTCGCCGAGGGCTACCCCATCGACATCGCGGTGCGCAGAACCGTGCAGTCCGCGGGCCGCACGGTCGTCTACTCGGCCCTCCTGGTGGTTGTTTCCATCGCGGGAGTGCTGCTCTTCCCACAGGGCTTCCTGCGTTCGGTGGCCTACGCCTGCGGCGTCTCCATCGCGTTCGCGGCCTTCATCTCGCTGACGGTCCTCCCCGCGATGCTGTCCTTCCTTGGCCACCGGGTGGACGCGCTCAGCCTCGACACGATCCTGCGCTTCTTGCGCCTGAATGTCATCGCCGACCTGCCGCTGATGCGCTACTTCAAGCGCACTCGCAGCCGGGAGCAGGTCATGGACGGGTTCTGGGGCAAACTGTCCGCGTGGGTGATGCGGCACCCGGTCAAACTGATGGTCCCGGTGCTGGCGCTGCTCCTCCTGCTCATCCTCCCCGCGCTCAACATCAAGTTCGCCGGGATCAGCGAGAAGTACCTGCCGCCGGACAACCCGACCCGCTTGGGCCTGCAACATTTCGAGGAAACTTTCCCGAAAGAACGCACCGAGCAGCTGAAAATCATGGTGCTCGGCGGCGACCCGCAGCAGTTGAACCAGGTCGCGAGCAAAGCCAACGAGATCAAAGGGTTCACCGGGCAGTTCTCTTTCCCCGACGCCGCGAACCCCGACCCGAGCCGCCTGACCGACGGCGTCGCCGTCGCGACGAACTCCCTCATCAACAGGGACACCGCGGCCGAAGCCGTCAAGCAGCTGCGGGCGCTGAAGGCCCCCCCTGGCACGACGATCTGGATCTTCGGCACCCCTGCTCTTGAGCAGGACAGCATCGACGCCGTGTTCGCGGGCTTCCCGCTGATGGGATTCTTGCTCATCGTCATCACCACCGTCATGATGTTCTTGGCTTTCGGGTCCGTGGTGCTGCCGGTCAAGGCGGTGATCCTGTCCGTGCTCTCGCTCGGCAGCACGCTCGGCGTGCTCACCTGGATCTTCCAGGAAGGCCACGGCGCGGGCCTGTTGAACTTCACGCCATATCCCCTGATGGCCGTGGTGCTCGCCCTCTTGGTGGCGCTCGTCTACGGCCTGTCCTCGGACTACGAGGTCTTCTTGCTCGCGAGGACTGTCGAGGCCAGGGGCAGAGGTCTGTCCACCGAAGCCGCCACCTGCGAAGGAGCCGCGAGCGGCGGGCGGGTCATCACCGCGGCGGCCTTGGTGCTGCTCGTGGTGGCCTCCGCCTTCGGGTTCTCCGAACTCGTCATGATGAAGTACCTCGCCTTCGGCCTCATCGCGGCGCTGCTCATCGATGTCACCGCCATCCGCATGATCCTCGTCCCCGCGACGATGAAACTGCTCGGCGACGAGAACTGGTGGGCTCCGCGTTGGATGAAACGCTTCCAGGAGCGTCTCGGCCTCGGCGAGATCGCGATGCCGGACGAACGCCACCTCATCCCCGCCGGGGCGGGCGGGGCCGCGCCTGCGCCGGACATCGTGCGCACCCAGCGCCCACAAGGGTGGGCCGAGCCTGGCGCGCCGCAGCAACACCCCGTCCCCGGCCAGCTCGCCGGGTTCGCAGACTCGGCCCCCACCCAGCCGATCTACGTCATTGACGACGAAGGCCCCGTCGACCAGCAGGAGTACTGGTCCACGCACGATGTGCCGCCAGCTCCGCCCAAATCCCGGCGAGCAGCGCCGCCACCGTCGCCGGCCTGGGGCGAGCAGCCGCAAGAGCCGTTGCCCACCCCGTGGGCTCCCGCCCCGAACGAGGCTGCCCCGGCCGCGTGGGACGCGGCTCCGGGCGACTACACCGCCCAACGGGAGGCCAACCAGAAAGCCCGCGCCTACCAGCAAGCGGCTGAGGAGTCCCTGCGGGCCGCCGGGGCGGGCGAGCCACCGGCTCCCGCGCAACCGTCAGCGCCCGCGCGACCGCAGACACCGGCACAGCCCACCGAGCCGGAGAAGCCTCAAGCGGGCAGTGGCGAAGACCCGCGCTTCATGTCCGCGGGCCGCCACCGTCCAGGCACACCGGGCACGCTGAGCCCGTGGGACCTGCTCCGCAAGGCGCGGGGCGGCGAGTAGCCCGCTGCGCCCGCCGCACGGAGCCGAGGTCAATGCCCGGCGCGGACATAGCGGAAGTACGTGAGCACGGCGGACAAGAAGTAAACCGCGCCGAACACGGCGAAGGCCATCGTCGCGGAGTGCGCGGCCGAACCGTACGAGGCGCGCAAAACCAGGTTGATGCCCACACCGCCGAGAGCGCCGATGGCCCCGGCGATGCCCATGAGGGAACTCGACATCGACCGCGCCCAGTCGAGCTGCTCGGCGGGGGTCTTCCCGGCGAGTTCCGTCGACTTGCGCGCGAACACCACTGGGATGAGCTTGTAGACCGAGCCGTTGCCCACCCCGGACAAGACGAACAGAAGAATGAACCCGGCGAAGAAGAGCGCCCAGCTGCCCTGCGCTCCTAAAGTTCCTGGCGCCCCCGAAACGCCCGACGCTCCCGCAACGCTCTGCGCGATCACCAGACCGGACGCGGCCAGCATCGCCACGAACACGCCGACGGTGATTTTTCCGCCGCCGATCCGATCCGCGAAGAGGCCCCCCAACGGGCGGGAGAGCGACCCGAGCAGAGGACCGAGGAAGGTCAGCTCCGCCGCGTGCAGCGCGGCCTGCGCGGCGCTTTGCCCTTGGCCGGCGAACTTCAGGCTGAGCACCTGGCCGAAGGCGAAGCTGTAGCCGATGAACGACCCGAACGTCCCGATGTACAGCAGCGAAATCAGCCAGGCGTCGAGGTGGCGCATCGAGGCGAAGAGGTCGGCGAAGCCTTCCTGTTTGCGCGGCAAATTGTCCATCCACAGCGCGGCTCCGGTTGCGGCCAGGGCGATGAGGACCAAGTACACCGCGCACATCACCGGCGCGTGGCCGACGCCGAGGGTCGAGATGACCAAGAGGCCGATGAGTTGGATGACCGGCACGCCGATGTTCCCGCCGCCCGCGTTCAGACCCAACGCCCAGCCTTTGCGCCGTTTGGGGTAGAAGGCGTTGATATTGGCCATGGACGAGGCGAAGTTGCCGCCGCCGATCCCAGCGAAGGCGGCGACGAGCAAAAGCTCGCCGAAGCTCGGCTTGGCGAGCATCGCCCACAGGGCGAGGAGGGTCGGAATGACGAGGAGCAGCGCGGAGACCACCGTCCAATTCCGGCCGCCGAACCGAGCCGGGGCCAGGGTGTAGGGCACTCGCAACACGGCCCCGACCAAGGTGGGCATTGCGGTGAGGAGGAATTTCTGCGCGGGGTTGACATGGTATTCGGGGCCCATGAAAAGAACCATGACCGCCCAGATCGACCAGATCGAGAAACCGACGTGCTCGCAAATGACCGACCACAGGAGGTTGCGCGCGGCGATCTTCTTGCCCGCCGCCTCCCAGAGGACTTCGTCTTCCGGGTCCCAGTCGCGGAGGATGTCTGCGTGTTTCGCGGACGGCTCCGCGAGAGGTTCGAGCGTTGCGGTCATCGGGCGGTTCCTCTGCGTCGTTGATGTGGCTGCGCCCACGATGTCTGTCGTGCGCGACCGCCGGAACGCCTTCACGCTACGAACAGGATGTTGCGCTGTCAGTTTCGCCGGATCACCGAACTGTCAAAGGAATCTCACAAGCGGCTCACGCCTCGGATGCGCCGGGGCGCGCCTGGCTCTTGGGCGCAAGGCCGATCTCGTCCTCGATGTAGCCGCCCTGGCAGACGAACCAGCCGCCGCACATGCCGATCACGGTCGCGGCCGCGAGGAAGGCGAATGACGCGCCCCATGCCCCGGTCTGTTCGTAGAGGACGCCGAACAGGAACGGGCCGCTGATCGCGAGCATGTAGCCCACGCCCTGCGCGAAACCCGAGAGCGCTGCCGCGTGCTCGCTGGTGCGGGTCAGCATGCCGATGAGCGCGAGGTTCATCGCGAACGTGATCGGGCCGAGCCCGAGGAAGACCGTCCAGAGCGCCGGGGCGGCGCCCGGAGCCCAGAAAAGCCCGGCGAAGCCGACGAGGTGGCAGAGCCCGCCGGCGACAACGAAAACGAAGGGGGCGCGCACCCGCGGGAGCAACGGAACGACGATCAGAGGCCCGGCCACGCCGACCACGGAATACAGGGCGATCATGAGCCCGCCCTGCTCGGCGGGCAGCCCGACCGCGGCGAGGCGTTTCGGCAGCCACGTCAGCACGGCATAGCAGTCCAGGCTTGTCACGCCGAAGAGGACCGCCATGCCCCATGCGAGCTTGGACCGGGCGAGAGCCGCGAACGGCACGCGCGCGGTTTCGCCGCGCGCGGCCGGCTCGACCACGTCGTTTCTGCGAGCGGCAAGCACCGCCAACAGCGGGACCGCGAGGAATCCGGCGAGGGCCCAGAGGCCGAGGGAAAGCCGCCAGCCGTAGCTCTGCTGCAACTGGACCGCGATGACCGGCGGCGCCACGGCGCCGAACTGCACGGCAAAGGAGTACCAGGTGCTCACCGCGGCGATGCGTTTCGGGAAATATCGTTTCACCAGCGGCGGCGTGACGATGTTGCCGACGCCCATGCCCGCGAGGGCGAGGGCGTACCAGCACAACTCGTCCCACGCGCCAGCGGCGAAACCTCGGCCGACCAGGCCGAGGAACGTGAGCACCGCGCCGCCCAAGGCGACGCGCTCCAGATCAAACCTGTGCGCGAAGAGCGGCGTGATGAAGCCCGCGAGCCCGAACATCGCCACCGGGGCCAGGCCGAAAACACCCGTCATCGTGTTGGAGAAGCCAAGTTGGCGCTGCAGCTCGCCCAAGAGGGGCGTCAACGAGGTGACCGCCATGCGCAGGGTGAGCGCGGAGGAGACGACGGCGAGGAAGGCGATCGCCTGGCCGCGGCGCGGGCGGACAGGACCGGGGACGTGCTCTACTATGATGTCCGTCTCATACTCCTGCTGTCGCCGGACATCGTGCGTCACCATGAGTGACAATCATAGGATGATTCGCTGAAGAACTCGACCGGGTTTGATCCGGATCACCATCCCGGCCGCCGAAACAGACGAGGAGAAACCCGTGCGCACAGTGGCGCGATCTGGATTGATCGACCAGATCATCACATCGCTCAGTGACGAAATTCATAGCGGCCGCTGGAAGGTCGGCGACAAGATCCCCAACGAGACCGAGCTGACCGAATTGACGGGAGCCTCCCGCAACACTGTCCGCGAAGCCGTGCAGGCATTGGTCCACGCGGGGATGTTGGAGCGCCGCCAAGGCTCCGGCACCTTCGTCATCAGCAGCTCCGACTTCGGCTCCGCTTTAGACCGCTGCTTCTCGCGCGCCGAGCTCTTCGACATCATCGAACTCCGCCTCGCCCTGGAGACGACCGCCGCTCGCCTCGCCGCGCGCAGGCGCACGCCGGAGGACGTCGCCCAACTCTGCGCCCTTTTGGACGAGCATCGCGCGGCCATTGCATCCGGCGACCACGAAGCCGAGACACAGGCGATCGTCGCGCTGCGCCGAGGAATCGTCGCAGCGGGGCACAACAAGGTGTACATCCAAGTCTACGATTCACTGCTGCCGACCCTCATCGCGCAGACCATCCAGTGGCTCAAAAAGGCCACCCCCGAATTCCTCGCCGTCGTGCAGTCTTTCCACTCTCGCTACCAAGCCCTCGTCGGCGCCATCGCCGAGGGGGACGACGAGACTTCGTTCCAGATCATGAGCGATATCCTCACCACCCTGTTGGAGCACGAACAGGCGCAGCTGTCCGCCGCGCGCTAAAACGGCGCTAGAGTGAGCCATCCCCTCCATCGAGCACCCGAGGAGCACCCTTTGTCACGACCCGTGCGCATCAGCGTTCAGATCCCCGCCAGCTACAATCCCGATTACCGAGTCCAACGGGAGCGAGTGAAACGAGTCGAGGACACCGGTGCGGACGCCATCTTCGGTTACGACCACTTCCATGTCCCGCAGTACACCGGCTACGACCCCAAATCGGGGCCGATCCTCGCCGCGACGCAGGAAGACGTGCCGAATTTCGAGCCGATGACCACGCTCGCCGCCTGGGCGGAGCAGACCAGCCGCGCTGAAATCGGCCTCCTTGTGACCGGAATCGGGTACCGGAACCCCGACTTGCTCGCCGACATCGCCCGGACCATCGACCACATCAGCGGCGGCAGGCACATCCTCGGGCTCGGCTCAGGCTGGTACAAGAAGGACTACGACACCTACGGGTACGAGTTCGGCACCGCCGGGTCCCGGCTCGCGGATCTCGAAGCGGGCCTCGCGCGGATCACTGCGCGCTTCGCCCAGCTCAACCCCCGGCCGACACGAAAAATACCGATCCTGATCGGCGGCGGCGGCGAGAAGAAGACGCTTCGCCTCGTCGCGCAGCACGCCGACATCTGGCACTCGTTCGGAGACATCCCCACGCTCACGCGCAAAAGGGCGATCCTGGCGGAGCACGCCGAGGCTGTGGGACGCGACGTGCGGGAGATCGAAATCTCACAGGAGTGGCCCGGCGCGCAAACCGCAGAAGCATATGTCGAGGCCGGGGCCACCTTCTTCAATGTGCGCGCGCACAACGCCTTCGACCGCTACGCCTTCGACCCGGACGACGATTACAGCTGGCTCCGTGAGATCGTCGCCTGGCGGGACAGGATGAACGGCTGAAGGCAGTTCACAGGAAGCCGCGCACCACGTCCACAGCCCGCCCCAGCCGCCCCGCAGTGGGCTCGGTGGCCTTCGGGTGCAGCAGGTGCACCGCCAAACGGAACAACAGCGCGCGGAGCATCAGCTGCGGGAAATCGGCCAGATGCGCCCACCGGCCCGGCAAAGCGGGGTCCGCGTCGCCCCACACCAGCGCGTCGACCACCACAAGCGCGGTTCCCCAGTTGGCGGGGCGCCAGTACGGCACGAGGTCCGTCAAGCCGGGGTCGGCGGAACCATGGAAAACGACTGTCTCAAGGAAATCGCCATGCACCACTTGGCACGGCAGATGCAACGGCTCGCGCAACGGGGTCAGCGCCCGGAACATGCCCAAAACCTGCTCTTGGTGCTCGGCCAGGACGGTCTCCCCCGGCCAGTTCGCGACACCGGAAAGATAACGGGAAGGGTCCGGCTCCCAGGCCGCGCGGTCCGCGACCAAATACACGTCCGGCTCGGCGAGCAGCGCGGGCAACGGGCCGATGAGGAACCGGGGGCGGGCCAGCCCGGACATCGCTTGCTGCAAACGGATCGACCCGGCCACGAGTTCGTCGAACCGGGGCTGCGCGCTGCCCTCGACGTAGGTGTCCGCGCGCCAGCCGGAGATGATGTAGCGCCCGTCGCTGGAGCGCACCGGGCGCGCCACGCGGAACCCCGCTGGCGCGAGCGTCTCACGGACCCTGGCCGACCATCCCGCGCGCGCGGGATCGCCCGCCGTGGAGAGCACCACGCCGCCATAGCGGAAAGCTCCCGCGCCCAGCTGCGCCGGGGCGCCGGACTCAAGGCCGAAGGCCGAAACCACATGGGCGGGCGGCGGGACTGTGTCGAGCTCGACGGCGGTGCTCATGGGGCCACCCAGCTCATGCGACTGTTCATCACTTGCCACCTTCCGAAACACATGCTTTTCTGATCGCGCGCTTCTTCGACGACAGCGCTGTCCCGACATGCCGCCCTCCTCAACAGGGCAGTACGCGCGCTTCTTCGACCGTACTCCCGCACACCTCGCCGCTGGCGCAGGACACGGGGACGTTAGCAAACTGTCATTGTGGCGCTCAGCCCGATTGGGCGGCCCGCCACGCGATGAGGCCGCCTTTCAGATCGAACACATCCTTGAAACCGGCGTCCACGAGCAGCTTCGCCGCGTGCGCGGACCTCGGCCCGAGCCCGCAGTACACAACAACCATGCGGTCATCGGGGATCTCGCCGGATTGGGCCGCCGACGCGATCCGCGCGAGCGGGATGTGTTTGGCCCCCGCGATGTGCCCGCCCGCCCATTCCGCGTCCTCGCGGACGTCGACCAGGGCGGGGGGGCTTTCGCTGGAAAGCAGCTCGGCCAACTCGCGAGGCCGCACCGACCGGGGCTCGGCGAGCCGCGAGGACCGCGCAGCAGCGCTGAACGTTTCCCCGGGGCCCCGGTCGGGGCCTTGCCCAGGGAAAACTTCAGGCCGCTCCCCCAAACCCTCTCCATCAGCCCTGAACTTTTCCCCGGGGCCCCGGTCGGGGCCTTGCCCAGGGAAAACTTCAGGCCGCTCCCCCAAACCCTCTCCATCAGCCCTGAACTTTTCCCCGGGGCCCCGGTCAGGGTCGCGCCGCACAGCGACCGTCCGAGTGCGACCGGTGAGCGCGTCATACAGAACAAGGGTGCCGAGCAGCGGCTCGCCGATCCCCGTGATGAGCTTGACAGCCTCGGCGGCCATGAGCGAACCCACCACGCCGCACACCACGCCCAGCACGCCGCCTTCGGCGCAGTTCGGCACCGAGCCTTCGGCGGGCGGCTCAGGGTAAAGGTCTCGGTAATCGATCCCCCGGCCGCCTGGAGCCGCCTCCCAGAACACCGACACTTGGCCTGAGAAGCGGTGCAGAGAGCCCCACACATACGGCTTGCCCGTCTGCGCGGCCGAGTCGTTCACCAGGTAACGAGTGGCGAAATTGTCCGAACCGTCCACCACAAGATCGTATTGGCGGAACAACGAAGCCGCGTTCGCCGAAGTCAGCCGTTCCCGAATCGGGCAGACCCGCGTCTGCGGCGCCAACGCCGCAATCCGGTCCTCGGCGCTCTGGGTCTTCGCCCGCCCAACGTCCGCGCTCCCGTGCAGAATCTGGCGCCCGAGATTGGAAAGCTCCACCTCGTCGAAATCCACCACCCCCAGCGTGCCGACACCGGCGGCTGCCAGGTACAGCAACACCGGCGATCCGAGTCCTCCAGCACCAACGACCAGCACTTTCGCATTCTTCAACCGCAACTGGCCGTCCTCGCCAAGCTCGGGAAGGATCGTCTGCCGCGAAAAACGCTCCTGCTCGGCGGCGGTCAGCTCGGCGGCGGGCGGCACCAATGGCGGCAACGGCATCCCACCAGAATAATCGTCCAGCGGCCCTGCGCTCCCTGTCGCTACGGGTACGGCCAAGCGTTGGGCTTGCAAACCTTCCCGTCCGGGGGCACAACCCCCGCGGGGTCCAGGTCAGCGATGTCGTTGTTCGCCACCCCGAAGGACTGCTGCATCATGATCGGGGCGAGCGCGCCGTCGATGTAGCAAGGCTGGTGGTTCGGGTGGCCGATGGCGTGGCCGACCTCATGGTTCACCATGTACTTGCGGTACTCGATCCGGTCGCCGCTGAAAGCCACCGCGCCCCGGACCCAGCGCGCGTAATTGAGCACCACACGGCGGTCCTGCGGCTTGTAGCAGGAAGTTTCCAGCTGAATGTCGTAGCCGCACTCCTGGCGGGTGGTCTCCGGGGACGTGAGGGAAATCCGGAAAAAACCAACGGCGCCCTCGCCGCTGTGCTGCTTGTCGTCCTCATCGGCGGCCGACTCCGCGGAGCGGATGTCATCAGCCGACGAGACCCGCTGGAACGAGTACGTGTCGCCCTCGCTGCCGGGGATCTGGTCGGTCCCCCCGATCCAACTGTGCGGATCGCGCAGGGTGCTGTCCACGCCCGACGAGAACGCGTCCGTGCCCATGAGCGGGGAAAGGTCGATGCCGTCCTCCACTTCGACTGTGTAGCGGAAGAACTTCTTCGAGCCAGCGGGCCCGTAGCGGTCGCTCGGCCCGTTCAGAACGGACCAGGTTCCTTGGCCAGCCTGCGTGAACGAAATGCCTTCCGGCAAAGCTCCGCTCTTCTTCGTCCGATCCGAGAGCGTGTTCCCAATCGGGATGCCGATGCCTTTGCCCCGCTCTC from Segniliparus rotundus DSM 44985 includes:
- a CDS encoding CynX/NimT family MFS transporter, whose product is MVTHDVRRQQEYETDIIVEHVPGPVRPRRGQAIAFLAVVSSALTLRMAVTSLTPLLGELQRQLGFSNTMTGVFGLAPVAMFGLAGFITPLFAHRFDLERVALGGAVLTFLGLVGRGFAAGAWDELCWYALALAGMGVGNIVTPPLVKRYFPKRIAAVSTWYSFAVQFGAVAPPVIAVQLQQSYGWRLSLGLWALAGFLAVPLLAVLAARRNDVVEPAARGETARVPFAALARSKLAWGMAVLFGVTSLDCYAVLTWLPKRLAAVGLPAEQGGLMIALYSVVGVAGPLIVVPLLPRVRAPFVFVVAGGLCHLVGFAGLFWAPGAAPALWTVFLGLGPITFAMNLALIGMLTRTSEHAAALSGFAQGVGYMLAISGPFLFGVLYEQTGAWGASFAFLAAATVIGMCGGWFVCQGGYIEDEIGLAPKSQARPGASEA
- a CDS encoding FadR/GntR family transcriptional regulator; this encodes MRTVARSGLIDQIITSLSDEIHSGRWKVGDKIPNETELTELTGASRNTVREAVQALVHAGMLERRQGSGTFVISSSDFGSALDRCFSRAELFDIIELRLALETTAARLAARRRTPEDVAQLCALLDEHRAAIASGDHEAETQAIVALRRGIVAAGHNKVYIQVYDSLLPTLIAQTIQWLKKATPEFLAVVQSFHSRYQALVGAIAEGDDETSFQIMSDILTTLLEHEQAQLSAAR
- a CDS encoding LLM class F420-dependent oxidoreductase, coding for MSRPVRISVQIPASYNPDYRVQRERVKRVEDTGADAIFGYDHFHVPQYTGYDPKSGPILAATQEDVPNFEPMTTLAAWAEQTSRAEIGLLVTGIGYRNPDLLADIARTIDHISGGRHILGLGSGWYKKDYDTYGYEFGTAGSRLADLEAGLARITARFAQLNPRPTRKIPILIGGGGEKKTLRLVAQHADIWHSFGDIPTLTRKRAILAEHAEAVGRDVREIEISQEWPGAQTAEAYVEAGATFFNVRAHNAFDRYAFDPDDDYSWLREIVAWRDRMNG
- a CDS encoding TIGR02569 family protein; this translates as MSTAVELDTVPPPAHVVSAFGLESGAPAQLGAGAFRYGGVVLSTAGDPARAGWSARVRETLAPAGFRVARPVRSSDGRYIISGWRADTYVEGSAQPRFDELVAGSIRLQQAMSGLARPRFLIGPLPALLAEPDVYLVADRAAWEPDPSRYLSGVANWPGETVLAEHQEQVLGMFRALTPLREPLHLPCQVVHGDFLETVVFHGSADPGLTDLVPYWRPANWGTALVVVDALVWGDADPALPGRWAHLADFPQLMLRALLFRLAVHLLHPKATEPTAGRLGRAVDVVRGFL
- the moeB gene encoding molybdopterin-synthase adenylyltransferase MoeB, giving the protein MPLPPLVPPAAELTAAEQERFSRQTILPELGEDGQLRLKNAKVLVVGAGGLGSPVLLYLAAAGVGTLGVVDFDEVELSNLGRQILHGSADVGRAKTQSAEDRIAALAPQTRVCPIRERLTSANAASLFRQYDLVVDGSDNFATRYLVNDSAAQTGKPYVWGSLHRFSGQVSVFWEAAPGGRGIDYRDLYPEPPAEGSVPNCAEGGVLGVVCGVVGSLMAAEAVKLITGIGEPLLGTLVLYDALTGRTRTVAVRRDPDRGPGEKFRADGEGLGERPEVFPGQGPDRGPGEKFRADGEGLGERPEVFPGQGPDRGPGETFSAAARSSRLAEPRSVRPRELAELLSSESPPALVDVREDAEWAGGHIAGAKHIPLARIASAAQSGEIPDDRMVVVYCGLGPRSAHAAKLLVDAGFKDVFDLKGGLIAWRAAQSG